A single Candidatus Wallbacteria bacterium DNA region contains:
- a CDS encoding DUF3795 domain-containing protein yields the protein MSKQKSISNHKNLLAYCGLYCGACSFRVAVLEQDKEHLRFIPDRYDKYKDTDLSKTDLCPGCRTEQSQCGGCGIRDCCRGKNLEHCGCCESFPCKLIMEFSRDGMPHHHEVLENIKRLKLGSDKWLQEEQMKWTCSCGARRSWYIKKCPKCGADSLI from the coding sequence ATGTCGAAGCAGAAAAGCATCTCAAACCACAAAAACCTGCTGGCCTACTGCGGATTATACTGCGGTGCCTGCAGCTTCAGGGTTGCTGTCCTGGAACAGGATAAGGAGCATCTCAGATTCATACCAGATCGTTACGACAAGTATAAAGACACTGATCTGTCCAAGACTGATCTCTGCCCCGGCTGCAGGACTGAGCAGAGCCAGTGTGGCGGCTGCGGGATCCGCGACTGCTGCAGGGGAAAAAACCTGGAACACTGTGGATGCTGCGAATCGTTTCCCTGCAAGCTGATAATGGAATTCAGCAGGGATGGAATGCCGCATCACCACGAAGTATTGGAAAATATCAAGCGTTTGAAACTTGGTTCCGACAAATGGCTGCAGGAAGAGCAGATGAAATGGACCTGCTCCTGCGGAGCCAGGCGTTCCTGGTACATTAAAAAATGCCCTAAATGCGGAGCTGACAGTTTGATCTGA